One Purpureocillium takamizusanense chromosome 1, complete sequence genomic window carries:
- a CDS encoding uncharacterized protein (COG:S~EggNog:ENOG503P7K3) produces the protein MPPIPVYSSSPINASKASGVTPHTKPPPGNNDPARDTQAPETTTLTSGGQPSYPPAQPGAVPSLPVQTGLPVPPPPPSKTQPTPTLTAGRPPSPPLPQPGAVPLPPGGSKPIPPPPRAGESLLSPHAATSAPMPPHMSFQPPVASLPIQGRTSTTTTTTAVPGAGIGGGPYPVSLREVDASASYSHPPGYQQDVHASEFSSSQRAAHDAATSHDVRLMSSFGHDDQAGMWDAAKKWAAAAGESLAAAENEVWKRINKD, from the coding sequence ATGCCTCCCATCCCGGTTTATAGCTCCAGTCCTATCAATGCCTCCAAGGCTTCAGGTGTCACCCCCCACACGAAGCCACCGCCGGGGAACAATGACCCAGCCCGGGACACACAGGCTCCAGAGACGACGACCTTGACGTCCGGTGGGCAGCCGTCGTATCCTCCAGCCCAGCCGGGTGCGGTCCCATCGTTGCCAGTCCAGACAGGTTTGCCggtgccgcctccgccgccgtccaagACGCAACCCACGCCCACACTGACCGCGGGTCGCCCACCGAGCCCGCCCTTGCCCCAGCCGGGTGCCGTTCCTCTACCCCCTGGCGGGTCGAAGCCTATTCCCCCGCCACCGAGGGCAGGAGAATCGCTGCTATCCCCCCACGCGGCGACTTCCGCGCCTATGCCGCCGCACATGTCCTTTCAGCCGCCTGTAGCCTCACTGCCGATCCAGGGCCGaacttcgacgacgacgacgacgacggccgtgccCGGCGCGGGCATTGGCGGTGGCCCCTATCCCGTGTCCCTGCGCGAAGTcgacgcctcggcgagctATTCGCACCCACCGGGCTACCAGCAAGACGTTCACGCCTCCGAGTTTAGCAGCAGTCAAAGAGCAGCCCACGATGCAGCCACCTCTCACGACGTAAGGCTGATGTCTTCGttcggccacgacgaccaagcCGGAATGTGGGACGCGGCCAAGAAAtgggcagccgcagccggaGAGAGCCTGGCAGCCGCGGAGAACGAGGTGTGGAAGCGGATTAACAAGGACTAG
- a CDS encoding uncharacterized protein (EggNog:ENOG503P0BW) — protein MSPVTRRRSARLASSVAKVKATPELSSVTEREETPVRNASRPADDALSPTPAARRTPATPVSSALKPPHAEMHPSKAHPTTSKPDIALHLGFSDIASSKERGLTATPSKIGGVPSSSFTFQIGTDTGLSGEAQRMMEEIRNKAAKIKEGLVAKREAEADPSNVHGRVIAQPKGKSGRFSAAHMAEFKKMDSIEGHASAWRAQYGRFTPIKSSLKRSPSKAELDGTPLGHNSAMKVNTSKPHPDATPQRPKPSLKRTSTAANLDNDTPRRVARKDATNATMPEKSISLARDAYSSSAKRLKKRQEDDASSVRPVSRGNNTTGLAKSYSGLARLMSPTKASLAQSASPAKPTVSLVPSAAKTDLPRLSKSVSTTSIGSVTRTADLKRRIISPTRFQKVKSILRGQKHDTEDGKSAIPQPSGFGSQTPGPARINKELPPLPLTTPRRKLTKRVAFTPDTAKAAISEDSPSPKKVTFSAGRAPLRALDAEYPELDEHTTLPKSSNGLYPDLSPLRRLIQSPSVDGKARTASVPGKFTFRSDHTIKFGDPPANGFGASPGQASIRHVRHSVLPASSMPGSFPAPPSPSSHPNKENTAPPPPKLLPGTAHGIANKKRHRASSDEEDAENEAAERAAKKRKNEAVPEGQALLAPRLAGATAASSAKNRLLGRTPTKTPSRAPAVTPSRTPASATPSKRGAVLSLSRLNMLARPKNRG, from the exons ATGTCCCCAGTGACTCGCCGACGATCTGCGCGCCTGGCCAGCAGCGTGGCCAAG GTCAAGGCCACGCCCGAGCTGTCCTCCGTCACGGAGCGCGAGGAGACGCCAGTCCGCAACGCGTCCAGacccgccgacgatgccttGTCGCCTactcccgccgcccgacgaacgccagcgacgcccgTGTCGTCTGCCCTGAAGCCTCCGCACGCAGAAATGCATCCCAGCAAGGCCcatccgacgacgagcaagccAGACATCGCGCTCCATCTGGGCTTCTCCGACATTGCTTCCAGCAAGGAGCGCGGGCTGACCGCCACGCCGTCCAAGATCGGCGGGGTGCCGTCCTCCTCATTCACCTTCCAGATCGGTACCGACACGGGCCTgagcggcgaggcccagAGGATGATGGAGGAGATCCGCAACAAGGCagccaagatcaaggagggCCTGGTGGCTAAGAGGGAGGCAGAAGCCGATCCGAGCAACGTGCACGGCCGTGTCATTGCTCAGCCCAAGGGCAAATCTGGACGCTTCAGTGCCGCCCACATGGCCGAATTCAAGAAGATGGATTCTATTGAGGGCCATGCCTCAGCTTGGCGAGCCCAGTATGGACGCTTCACGCCAATCAAGTCGAGCCTCAAGCGCTCGCCGTCCAAGGCGGAGCTGGACGGAACGCCCTTGGGCCACAACTCGGCCATGAAGGTGAATACATCAAAGCCTCATCCCGATGCGACACCACAGCGACCCAAGCCTAGCCTGAAGCGCACCTCCACTGCCGCGAACCTGGACAACGACACCCCCAGACGTGTGGCCCGCAAGGATGCAACCAACGCAACAATGCCTGAGAAGTCCATCTCCCTTGCTCGGGACGCATACTCATCCTCTGCGAAGAGGCTTAAGAAGCGGCAAGAGGATGATGCATCGAGCGTTCGGCCCGTCTCACGGGGCAACAACACGACGGGTTTGGCAAAGTCGTATTCTGGCCTGGCGCGTCTCATGAGCCCTACCAAGGCATCGCTGGCCCAGTCTGCTAGCCCTGCCAAGCCAACTGTCAGCCTGGTTCCGTCGGCAGCCAAGACGGATCTTCCTCGCTTGTCAAAGTCCGTGTCGACGACAAGCATTGGCTCCGTTACACGGACAGCGGATCTCAAGCGCCGCATCATCAGCCCCACTCGCTTCCAGAAGGTCAAGTCGATCCTGCGTGGCCAGAAGCACGACACGGAAGATGGCAAAAGCGCCATTCCCCAACCGTCTGGTTTCGGATCGCAGACTCCGGGCCCGGCCCGCATCAACAAGGAGCTACCCCCCCTGCCTCTCACCACCCCTCGCCGCAAGTTGACGAAGCGCGTGGCGTTCACCCCTGACACAGCCAAGGCTGCCATATCTGAAGACTCGCCTTCGCCCAAAAAGGTAACCTTCTCTGCGGGAAGAGCCCCCCTGCGTGCTCTGGATGCCGAATACccggagctcgacgagcacaCGACCTTGCCAAAGTCCAGCAACGGCCTCTACCCCGACCTGTCGCCTCTGAGGCGCCTTATTCAGTCCCCGTcggtcgacggcaaggctCGGACCGCATCCGTGCCTGGCAAGTTTACCTTCCGCAGTGACCATACTATCAAGTTTGGCGATCCGCCGGCCAACGGATtcggcgcctcgcctggccAGGCGAGCATCCGCCATGTACGCCATTCGGtcttgccggcgtcgagcatgCCTGGTAGCTTTCCTGCTCCGCCTTCCCCGAGCTCCCACCCTAACAAGGAGAAtacagcaccgccgccgcccaagctgCTCCCCGGGACGGCCCACGGGATTGCGAACAAGAAGCGACACCGCGCCAGTtcggatgaggaggacgcAGAGAATgaagccgccgagcgcgcggccAAGAAACGCAAGAACGAGGCCGTTCCCGAGGGCCAGGCCCTGCTTGCCCCTCGTCTGGCCGGCGCaacggccgccagcagcgccaagAATAGGCTCCTTGGACGGACGCCCACCAAGACACCGAGCCGGGCGCCAGCTGTGACTCCAAGCCGAACTCCTGCGTCAGCCACACCGAGCAAGAGGGGCGCTGTGCTGAGCCTGAGCCGACTCAAtatgctcgcccgccccaagAACCGCGGCTAG
- a CDS encoding uncharacterized protein (COG:S~EggNog:ENOG503Q3WX), producing the protein MSNVASQNRFAYLGNDSDGEEKPVVPVKTVDKATARTTKRNVEPQAPAAPARGTANRRGGPRGNEGAFRDRAAGSERNQGRSTEEASRDGPRGGYGARVRGGRGSRRPREFDDRHPNRAAAHGGSDKQAAQSWGATEGDAELKDEQAGEAIAKTEQAEALAEDATGEDAAEPEDKSVSYETYLAQQKEKRAALSGDFKVREANEGSKLDKKWAGAKTLEKEEEDFITASGGKKQRERERKVKQTIDFDPRKVDSERPRGGARGGRGGRGGRGGERGGDRGRGTNFRGGRGGARDGAAPINTKDESAFPSLGGK; encoded by the exons ATGTCCAACGTCGCGTCCCAG AACCGTTTCGCCTACCTCG GCAACGACAGCGACGGTGAGGAGAAGCCCGTCGTCCCTGTCAAGaccgtcgacaaggccaccGCGCGCACGACCAAGCGCAACGTCGAGCCCCAGGCCCCTGCTGCTCCGGCCCGCGGCACCGCcaaccgccgcggcggtccCCGTGGTAACGAGGGCG CCTTCCGCGACCGCGCTgccggcagcgagcgcaACCAGGGCCGCTCCACCGAGGAGGCTAGCCGTGATGGCCCCCGTGGTGGCTACGGTGCGCGCGTCCGTGGCG GCCGTggctcccgccgccctcgcgagTTCGATGACCGACACCCAAACCGGGCTGCCGCTCATGG TGGCTCCGACAAGCAGGCTGCCCAGTCGTGGGGCGCCAccgagggcgatgccgagctgaaggacgagcaggccggtGAGGCCATCGCTAAGACCGAGCAGGCTGAGGCTCTTGCCGAGGACGCTaccggcgaggacgccgccgagcccgaggacaAGAGCGTCTCGTACGAGACGTACCTTGCCCAGCAGAAGGAGAAGCGTGCCGCCCTCAGCGGCGACTTCAAGGTCCGCGAGGCCAACGAGGGTAGCAAGCTCGACAAGAAGTGGGCCGGCGCCAAGACCCTcgagaaggaagaggaggactTCATCACCGCTAGtggcggcaagaagcagcgcgagcgcgagcgcaaggTCAAGCAGACCATCGATTTCGACCCTCGCAAGGTCGACAGCGAGcgcccccgcggcggagctcgtggcggccgaggcggacgtggCGGACGTGGTggggagcgcggcggcgatcgcGGCCGTGGAACCAACTtccgtggcggccgtggtggtgcccgcgacggcgctgctCCCATCAACACTAAGGATGAGTCCGCCTTCCCCAGCCTCGGTGGCAAATAa
- a CDS encoding uncharacterized protein (EggNog:ENOG503P9CP): protein MREQELEMMSSVFTCTFCFALSAGPPRVLGRSARLVCAECYVAVLDLSIC, encoded by the coding sequence ATGCGAGAGCAAGAGTTGGAGATGATGAGCAGCGTCTTCACCTGCACGTTCTGCTTCGCGCTGTCCGCTGGTCCACCGCGCGTCCTGGGCCGCTCCGCGCGACTCGTCTGCGCGGAATGCTACGTCGCGGTGCTGGACCTGTCCATATGCTAG
- a CDS encoding uncharacterized protein (COG:S~EggNog:ENOG503NZCH), translated as MDGEQVEGRQQMRPHSTYYPTSEAHIYSPEPDQSTPMSIMETSSVPTTEAMMSVSPAWLTPPTSQPRQRPESMYQDGMSCCSGDDCTAVQSWNSLSPHPEPEDVRSRPVSVGQEGLPLSITSNDHWTQKPCDGSLDFQGLEVDGPIGQAYTTDEAVPIIDLRYPNVGHDGQPLSIEDGNHRGIAGSSPPTSAAVSDIQSYDDFSTALSEATSYGSDYLSTSNRNSIMSSMQVSPAPSPHMTPGRPEQVRAQSRGRASPSPRPSARSVPYSLDGAKGQRWSTGSYAPGQNRRHSPFVSHGPTEAYNAPQRMSYTEPAPGPFPTHPAAFGNSGYPGAPRTPFMMGGQPLYQGNNMLLPSHLPPQPYHPDMRHLEQPPPLPSQGLFKMLQSNGDPHNLHGHYTDLSEPPDLFASLQEEQIPPPEEDMHPSDADMIPYEQDLRFEGDLYTPRWVRGHGNKREGWCGICKPGRWLVLKNSAFWYDKSFTHGISAATGSPFQEPLETRRMDGNPDVWEGLCGSCNGWIALVSSKKKGTTWFRHAYKCHAHPKVKDVPKRRRETNHGRGMVAQQPARFRPDANRPETPQTGSAPATSGFDMPTSMPMPLAYGQGQFRPQGPLTPVPTPGPLRGPSSRLPVSLSTATAGLTNMI; from the exons ATGGACGGCGAACAGGTCGAAGG GAGGCAGCAGATGCGGCCACACTCAACTTATTATCCCACCTCGGAAGCCCATATATACTCACCCGAGCCCGATCAGTCGACGCCCATGTCAATTATGGAGACTTCCAGCGTTCCAACGACCGAAGCAATGATGTCCGTCAGTCCCGCCTGGCTCACACCGCCAACATCGCAGCCCCGACAGCGGCCCGAGTCCATGTATCAGGACGGCATGTCCTGCTGTTCAGGCGACGACTGCACTGCGGTACAGAGTTGGAACTCGCTGTCTCCGCATCCAGAGCCCGAGGATGTGAGATCACGCCCTGTCTCAGTGGGCCAAGAAGGGCTTCCTCTCAGTATCACGAGCAATG ATCACTGGACGCAAAAGCCGTGCGACGGATCTCTTGACTTTCAAGGACTAGAAGTCGATGGGCCCATCGGACAGGCTTACACAACAGATGAAGCTGTCCCGATCATCGACCTGAGATACCCGAATGTAGGGCATGACGGACAACCGTTGAGCATCGAAGACGGTAATCATAGAGGGATAGCTGGCTCGTCTCCACCAACGTCCGCCGCTGTGTCCGATATTCAATCGTATGATGATTTTTCGACAGCCCTCTCAGAGGCCACATCATACGGCTCCGACTACCTCTCGACGTCGAATCGCAACTCCATCATGTCCTCAATGCAGGTGTCACCAGCACCGTCACCGCACATGACTCCAGGGAGGCCCGAACAAGTCCGAGCACAAAGCCGGGGCCGAGCTTCACCATCCCCTCGGCCCAGTGCACGATCTGTCCCATACAGTCTTGATGGAGCGAAGGGACAAAGGTGGTCGACAGGCTCGTACGCTCCAGGCCAGAATCGGCGACACTCTCCGTTCGTCTCCCACGGCCCGACCGAGGCATACAACGCACCCCAGCGCATGTCCTACACAGAGCCTGCCCCGGGGCCCTTCCCCACGCACCCGGCAGCTTTCGGTAACAGCGGCTATCCGGGTGCTCCTCGAACGCCTTTCATGATGGGTGGACAGCCACTGTATCAAGGGAACAACATGTTGTTGCCGTCTCATTTGCCCCCTCAGCCTTACCATCCAGATATGCGGCATCTGGAGCAGCCACCACCCTTGCCATCCCAGGGACTCTTCAAGATGCTGCAGAGCAACGGCGACCCTCACAACCTCCATGGGCACTACACGGATTTGTCGGAACCCCCTGATTTGTTTGCGTCGCTACAAGAAGAGCAGATTCCCCCGCCGGAGGAAGACATGCACCCTTCTGACGCGGACATGATTCCCTATGAGCAAGATCTCCGGTTTGAAGGCGACCTTTACACGCCAAGATGGGTGCGCGGCCACGGCAACAAGCGCGAGGGCTGGTGCGGCATCTGCAAGCCGGGAAGATGGTTGGTACTCAAGAACTCAGCGTTCTGGTATGACAAGTCCTTCACGCACGGCATCAGTGCGGCTACTGGGAGTCCTTTCCAAGAGCCGCTCGAGACCAGACGTATGGATGGCAATCCGGACGTTTGGGAAGGCCTCTGTGGCAGCTGCAACGGATGGATTGCCCTCGTGAGCAGCAAGAAGAAAGGAACCACGTGGTTCAGGCACGCCTACAAG TGCCACGCCCACCCGAAGGTCAAAGACGTTCCAAAGCGGCGACGCGAGACCAACCATGGCCGAGGCATGGTGGCCCAGCAGCCGGCAAGGTTCAGGCCAGATGCGAACCGCCCAGAGACGCCGCAGACGGGTAGCGCACCTGCGACGTCCGGGTTCGACATGCCTACATCGATGCCAATGCCTCTAGCCTACGGACAAGGGCAGTTTCGGCCCCAAGGGCCGCTAACCCCTGTTCCTACCCCTGGACCGTTGAGggggccgagctcgaggttACCAGTCTCGCTGTCCACCGCCACAGCTGGACTGACGAACATGATTTAG
- a CDS encoding uncharacterized protein (COG:S~EggNog:ENOG503NY5J~TransMembrane:3 (o28-50i279-296o302-319i)) yields MSNVAPPSLSSPTQQQHQQQAMMMRMMFSWPAALTLALVVYVTACSFLRFRRLRGLHARFKYPDRESLSRMTAEDAQAIVHTMSSWECPLFFDLALRYALFKTYAVDSVASLLVAVSDLARPRQAPKRYEDTEVIFTAFAQYHPSSPLLHQAVARMNWLHAPYIKSGKITNEDLVYVLYTAMVEPIRFFRLYEWRAMSEMEEAAQCTLWKNIGDMMEIDFASVLGKSRWTDSLEFRDDVTQWACRYEADHLRPGPEAERLGEVLIDLLLSAYPKIARPFGYQLVLVLLGERLRFAFGFPEPGVAVTAFAYSMLLLRKLFLRFLALPRRNPIKYLADGPNPKTGRIAHNRYLKEPWYTPTTWASRWGPTALATRAYGGLVPGDKPEMMPEGFRWEDLGPLGKMGKGAEEMATLGQRVSKVAGRKCPFSAAVGA; encoded by the exons ATGTCCAATGTGGCGCCGCCTAGTCTCAGCAGCCCTACccaacagcaacaccagcagcaggcgatgatgatgaggatgatgttctcgtggccggcggccctAACCCTCGCCCTGGTCGTCTACGTGACGGCCTGTTCGTTTCTGCGCTTCCGCCGGTTGAGGGGCTTGCACGCGCGCTTCAAGTATCCGGACCGCGAATCGCTGTCGCGCATGACGGCCGAAGATGCTCAGGCTATAGTCCACACCATGAGCTCGTGGGAGTGTCCGCTCTTCTTCGATCTCGCCCTGAGATATGCCCTCTTCAAG ACATATGCCGTCGACTCCGTCGCCAGTCTCTTGGTGGCCGTCAGCGACCTAGCTCGACCACGTCAGGCCCCAAAGAG ATATGAAGATACCGAAGTCATCTTTACCGC CTTCGCGCAGTATCATCCCAGCTCTCCGCTTCTGCACCAAGCCGTCGCGAGGATGAACTGGCTCCACGCGCCGTACATCAAGTCCGGCAAGATCACCAACGAGGACCTCGTCTACGTGCTCTACACGGCCATGGTCGAGCCCATCAGGTTCTTCCGGCTGTACGAGTGGCGCGCCATgtcggagatggaggaggccgcgCAGTGCACCCTGTGGAAGAACATTGGCGACATGATGGAGATTGACTTCGCCTCGGTGCTGGGCAAGAGCCGGTGGACCGACTCCCTCGAGTTCAGGGACGACGTCACGCAGTGGGCATGCCGCTATGAGGCAGACCACCTGCGGCCCGGCCCCGAGGCAGAacgcctcggcgaggtcctcatcgacctgctgctgtcggcgtATCCCAAGATTGCGCGCCCATTTGGGTACcagctggtgctggtgttgTTGGGGGAAAGACTGCGATTCGCCTTTGG GTTCCCCGAGCCTGGGGTCGCCGTCACGGCATTCGCCTACTCCATGCTGCTCCTGCGCAAGCTCTTCCTACGGTTCCTGGCGCTGCCACGGCGCAACCCCATCAAGTACCTGGCCGATGGCCCCAACCCCAAGACGGGCCGGATCGCGCATAACCGCTACCTCAAGGAGCCTTGGTACACCCCCACCACCTGGGCGTCCCGCTGGGGCCccacggcgctggcgacgagggcatacggcggcctcgtccccgGCGACAAGCCCGAGATGATGCCTGAGGGCTTTCGCTGGGAAGACCTGGGGCCGCTGGGCAAGATgggcaaaggcgccgaggagATGGCCACGCTGGGGCAGCGGGTGAGCAAGGTCGCGGGCCGCAAATGTCCCTTCTCTGCGGCCGTGGGGGCGTGA
- a CDS encoding uncharacterized protein (COG:S~EggNog:ENOG503NYR5), whose amino-acid sequence MSEHQPASSFGDPKAQPPTPKQTPTSAAFPSPVFETPHARQGSFHEAGGLTPRFAEEYSVFNATPGNLRGTPGPFADFLPATPSSASGGHKRLLSAEGFAIHIAAHANHFSPNPAAPLPPVDPSRRLPSSPDPATAGKATAAAAVTDAQLSPNISGTRSSKKVRRGAVPEPPETSQVLSPPPTARKGERKLAPKPNMQNDQPFGQPDFADPSHQDLTALVANPSDLFSYPLSAPATAPVNFWDPSMSMGMDLDFGAPGPNMFQSPNPSLHHHTGSFDWNADIQLFQDTTVPPPSSNQENVQPVRRERTLAPKPSASDALAVTTAMTAVPATQPTALDDPFGLVPHGHGVDPGLLSSRPQTSAMDSQFNGQAESESGSAEEAIVASSKSHSSGGLRRSNSVKGARAGKLPDRALASSPIKTSAARPGLGRSYSENRGKRALGRGSLPTLAPAARPVLQAGSGTSMPAARSGGRSSGRVSPSKTMPRISSLASIPETSPQHRPRTSVRFTIDAQGRARAETTVIGESASVGRRVPRSKSSRDVSSSLSLHSSEDDDSTDDEPIIIPSRNNSFNASFALPDPRKPVGSIFHSSRRSISDRSASNSANDAESEAETVVNERQSKGGDATSELRKVVEDRQKRSSRMESVRSQRFVSTNLGHYTGGIISPTSLTESSYGPESQGVRCVCDSTAPDEAGGFMVQCGSCELWLHGSCLNITRQSMPKVYICGFCANTANMAGRRARDNALGIGGMVSPLANKSFRSFR is encoded by the exons ATGAGCGAGCACCAGCCGGCTTCAAG CTTTGGAGATCCAAAAGCACAGCCGCCCACCCCCAAGCAGACGCCGACTTCTGCCGCCTTCCCGAGCCCCGTCTTCGAAACCCCCCACGCACGTCAAGGCTCTTTCCACGAGGCTGGCGGTCTGACACCTCGGTTCGCCGAAGAGTATTCCGTCTTCAACGCGACGCCAGGCAACCTGCGAGGCACCCCGGGCCCCTTTGCCGACTTTCTCCCTGCGACCCCCTCCAGTGCTTCGGGAGGGCACAAGCGCCTGCTGTCTGCCGAGGGTTTCGCCATCCATATTGCTGCGCATGCAAATCACTTCTCGCCCAACCCTGCCGCCCCATTGCCTCCTGTCGacccgtctcgccgcctgcctTCGTCTCCTGATCCTGCCACAGCCGGCAAGGCaacggcagctgcagccgtCACAGACGCCCAGCTCAGCCCCAACATCTCAGGGACGCGGTCGTCTAAAAAGGTCCGGAGAGGAGCCGTGCCGGAACCTCCAGAGACGTCCCAGGTCTTATCTCCGCCTCCGACCGCACGAAAGGGAGAGCGCAAGCTCGCCCCCAAGCCCAACATGCAAAATGACCAGCCCTTCGGCCAGCCCGATTTTGCTGATCCCTCCCACCAGGACTTGACAGCTCTTGTGGCCAACCCCAGCGACTTGTTCAGCTATCCTCTATCTGCCCCGGCCACGGCACCTGTGAATTTCTGGGACCCGTCCATGTCGATGGGCATGGACTTGGACTTTGGCGCACCCGGACCAAATATGTTCCAGTCCCCCAATCCATCTTTGCATCACCACACGGGATCCTTCGACTGGAACGCAGACATCCAGCTGTTCCAAGACACCACTGTGCCGCCCCCTTCCTCGAACCAGGAGAATGTCCAGCCGGTCAGGCGTGAAAGAACGCTGGCACCAAAGCCTTCGGCGTCCGATGCCTTGGCtgtcaccaccgccatgaCCGCAGTGCCCGCGACCCAGCCCACGGCCCTCGATGATCCCTTTGGCCTTGTGCCACATGGGCATGGCGTTGATCCCGGCCTGCTGTCGAGCCGTCCTCAGACGTCGGCAATGGACTCGCAATTCAACGGTCAGGCTGAATCTGAATCTGGATctgccgaggaggccatTGTCGCATCCAGTAAATCGCATTCCAGCGGTGGGCTGCGAAGATCTAATAGTGTCAAGGGAGCAAGAGCTGGCAAGCTTCCAGACAGGGCTCTCGCTAGCTCTCCCATCAAGACATCCGCTGCACGACCAGGCTTGGGGCGGAGCTACAGCGAAAACCGCGGGAAGAGGGCATTAGGCAGAGGCTCCCTTCCGACACTagcgccggccgcccgtccTGTACTGCAGGCGGGTAGCGGTACCAGCATGCCAGCCGCCAGGTCCGGTGGCCGCAGCTCAGGCAGGGTGTCTCCGTCCAAGACGATGCCTCGGATTTCGAGCCTGGCCTCTATCCCCGAAACATCACCGCAGCACCGCCCTCGCACGTCGGTACGGTTTACTATTGACGCCCAGGGGCGGGCAAGGGCCGAGACGACCGTGATTGGCGAGAGTGCCTCTGTCGGCAGGAGAGTCCCACGGAGCAAGAGCTCGCGTGATGTGTCTTCCAGTCTAAGCTTGCACTCGTCAGAGGATGATGACTCGACAGATGACGAGCCCATCATCATACCGAGTCGCAACAACTCGTTTAATGCTTCGTTCGCGCTACCGGATCCGCGGAAGCCCGTCGGCTCCATCTTTCACTCTTCGAGACGCAGCATCAGCGACAGGAGCGCGAGCAACTCtgccaacgacgccgagagcGAGGCAGAGACGGTCGTCAACGAGCGTCAGAGTAAAGGGGGCGATGCAACCAGCGAGCTTCGCAAGGTAGTAGAGGACCGCCAAAAGAGGTCGAGCCGCATGGAAAGCGTCCGGTCGCAACGATTCGTGTCGACCAACCTTGGGCATTATACCGGTGGCATCATCTCGCCGACAAGCTTGACGGAATCAAGCTACGGCCCAGAAAGCCAGGGAGTGCGCTGCGTCTGcgactcgacggcgccagATGAGGCCGGCGGCTTCATGGTCCAATG CGGGTCGTGTGAATTGTGGCTTCACGGCAGCTGTTTGAATATCACGAGGCAATCCATGCCCAAGGTCTACATCTGTGGATTTTGCGCGAACACGGCCAATatggcggggaggcgggccAGAGACAACGCACTCGGCATTGGAGGGATGGTGTCTCCTCTGGCGAACAAGTCATTTAGGTCCTTTCGTTGA